One stretch of Drosophila biarmipes strain raj3 unplaced genomic scaffold, RU_DBia_V1.1 ptg000004l, whole genome shotgun sequence DNA includes these proteins:
- the LOC122818760 gene encoding uncharacterized protein LOC122818760, with translation MRCSTKQRRQRKPMQLNSWWRHPCLRAAKFLFSDKANVVQMIQNMSDDNKEALDRLEGQNQEFLEAQREIDATFVQSMREVLAKDRAEAQRFITNSAYFIYFELILKGKLETMYTLRCTLRWDGSHSGDSNIWLHCQSGGWWLVVSLLISTKL, from the exons ATGAGGTGTTCAACGAAGCAGAGGAGACAGAGGAAACCTATGCAGCTGAACTCCTGGTGGAGACATCCATGCCTAAGAGCCGCCAAATTTCTA TTTTCAGACAAAGCAAACGTCGTGCAGATGATTCAGAACATGTCAGACGACAACAAGGAGGCCTTGGACAGGCTGGAGGGGCAGAACCAAGAGTTTCTGGAGGCCCAACGCGAAATAGATGCCACCTTTGTGCAGAGCATGCGCGAGGTTCTGGCGAAGGATCGGGCCGAGGCCCAGAGATTCATAACTAATAGtgcatatttcatttattttgaacTGATTCTCAAAGGAAAGTTAGAAACAATGTATACCTTACGGTGTACCTTAAGATGGGATGGATCGCATTCTGGAGATTCCAATATTTGGTTGCACTGCCAGTCTGGTGGTTGGTGGCTGGTGGTCTCCCTTCTCATTTCCACGAAGTTATGA